Genomic window (Aquimarina sp. BL5):
TACATTAGGAATTGCGGTGTTAGTTTGGGTATTGGATTATATTGTTCCAGCATGGGGGACAAAACGCTTTGGAGGAACAAAATATGGGATGATTGGTAGTTCTATTGGACTTATTATTGGTTTGTTATTTTTAGGGCCTTTTGGTATTATTATTGGTCCTTTTGCAGGCGCTTTTATCGGTGAGTTGATTAAGGATAGTAATGATTCTTCTAAAGCGTTAAAAGCTGCTTTTGGATCATTTTTAGGGTTTCTTGCCGGCACTTTTGTGAAATTTGTAGTTTCTATTGCTTTTATTATTTTATATGTGAACAAGGTTTGGGAATATTGGGGAGAACTATTTTAAAACAGTTCTTTAGATATTAAAAATGTAATTGTTTTTCCTGAAATATATAGACAAACAAAAAAGAGCGTCTCCACGCTCTTTTTCTTCACACAAATCATCTTAATTTAGGGGCTTAATCTAAAATTAAAACTCACTTTGTAAAGATACTACAAAACTCGTAACCACCAAACTTTTTGTGTATTTTATCGTAAAATAATGTCATTTTAACATTATTAATTCATAATTTTGATTAAAAAGTAAGATTAATACTACATTTTGAAATTACATTACTTGATTGAACGTAAAATTTAATACAATTCATAAACAATCTGGCAATTTCTATCATAAGCCTATAATGAGGTTTTTAAATTTATTTAAAAAAGAGAGGGGGTAACATTTCTGTTCTTACAAACATTAATGCTAAATTTTAAATATAATTATATTATGAAAAAACAAAATCTAAATTCAGAACAAACAAAATTGTTCTTAGAAAAGTTTTCAACCTCTAAACTGGATAATTTATCGGCTATCAAAGGAGAAGATAATTACTATGGTGGTGGTGAAGTAGATACTGAACCAGATGCACTTATATTTGATCCTATTATCACTGATATGGGTAACTAGGCATGGGAAATTATGATCTTAGAATATTTCTGATTTCGCAGTCGTAATAACGGGTTGGTCTTGATCCGTTATAAATCCAAGTTGAAACTGCAATACTTTTTGGTATTGCAGTTTTTTTTTAAATTGATAATCTTCTTAAATTAAAAAAAGCCTCTCCATTTTCAGGAAAAGCTTCTCATTGGTTTACTAAACCACCCACGCAACAGGCGTGGGACAACACAACTTCGTTAATTGCAAAAAAAAGCTTCAATGGTAGTTGAAGCTTTTGCAATTTTGCGGTCTGGACGGGACTCGAACCCGCGACCCCCTGCGTGACAGGCAGGTATTCTAACCAACTGAACTACCAGACCATTGCCTTATTGCGGATGCAAATATACACCTCATTTTAATACTCACAAATGTTTTTTCGATTTTTTTTGAGTTATTTTTTTCGATTTTATACAAATTTCTGCCTCTCAACCAAATACGTGGTTAAGATTTTATCAAAATCTTTTGTAACATCGGCTTCTACATATTTTATTTTATACTGAGAACATTTTAATTTAAGATCATAAAAATAAGATGAAACAGCTTTCTGATAGTTTTCTTTGATATTATCAGCGTATAAGTTTACATGTTCACCAGTTTCTACATCGATAAATCGAGTAGGGCGATTACTAAAGTCAAAATTTAACTCTTTGGTACTATCAAAAGTATGGAACAATACTACTTCATGTTTATTGTATTTGAGATGCCTTAACGCTTCAAATAGTTTTTCAGGACTTGATGTAGCTTGTAGCATGTCTGTAAACAGGAATATTAATGATCTACGATGAATTTTTTCTGCTATCTGATGCAAAAATTTATAGGTATCCGTATTTTTTGTATCAGGTGTAGAGGTTACAATTTGACTTAACTTGCTTAAAAGCATTTGATGGTGTCTTTCACTACCTTTTTCCTGAGTATAATAATCGTAGGTATCACTATAGATACTCAGACCGATTGCATCTCTCTGCTTTTTTAGGATATTCATTAAGCAAGCTGTGGCCAGTGCAGAAAAACTAATTTTATTTAGTGACCCTAAATGATGTTCCTTCACTTCGGGATAATGCATAGAAGAAGAATTATCAATAATAATGTGACATCTCAGATTGGTCTCTTCTTCATATCTCTTAGTAAATAGTTTATCTGTCTTAGCATAGAGTTTCCAGTCAATATGTTTTGTGCTCTCACCATTGTTGTATACTTTATGTTCTGCAAATTCTGCAGAAAAACCATGGAAAGGACTTTTATGCATCCCGGAAATAAATCCCTCCACTACTTGCTTAGCTAAAAGCTCCAGATTTGTGAAACCTCCGGTTTTATTTATTTCATTTTGGATATTCATCATCCTTCTTGATTATTAAAGGGCTATGGAATTAATATTATGCAAACAATATACGTATAACTAATCTATTTTATATAAAAAAAGGGTTGACAATCCGTCAACCCTTTTTTGTTTGTTATACCAATTCTTAGATCAATGAATCAAGAGCTTCTGCATATACATTTTTAGGAGAAACACCAACTTGACGACCAACTACCTCACCGTTTTGGAAAACTAGAACAGTTGGAATATTTCTTACACCGTATTTAGCAGCAAATTCTTGGTTAGCATCTACATCAACTTTACCTACAACGGCTTTTCCGTCATATTCTTCACTGATTTGTTCAATGATTGGACCTACCATTCTACAAGGACCACACCATGCTGCCCAAAAATCAACTAATACAGGTTTATCGCTTTTAAGTACCACTTCATCAAAAGTAGCATCTGTTATTTCTAATGCCATAGTTATTTATTATTTAAATTCTTATTCATTTTTAATTTCACAAAATTAGTCAATAATTCTCCCAAAGCTTACAGTCATAATATTTGTTTTGACTATGGGGTTATTGGATTTCCTGATACCAAATATAATATTAAATTATTCCGGCTAACAATAATTCTTTAACGGATTAATAATTTCATTTGTGGTTTAGGATAGAATTGATATACGATTAATTCAATTTATTTTTTAAAATTAACATTATATTTACATCTGTAATTAACAGAATGAAAGAAATAGAACTGTCATATTGTAATCTTGTTTTTAAAGAGTCCTATGCTATTTTAGTAATGAAAGTAGATTCTGCTATTACTATGGAAACGTCAAAAGAAATCACGGATCATCTTGAAGCGTATTATAAAGGGAAGAAGTTCGTGTTTATTACGCATAGGAAATATCCTCACGATATAGATCTAAATGTTTACAACGGACGAATACTAAAAAATATGATTGGTTTTGCTATTGTTTCTGAAAATCCTGAAGAAATAAAAAGAGCTATGCAGGAGCAACCATTGTGGAATGAAGCCTTTACTTTTTTTAAAGAACTCGATGAGGCTGAGGATTGGGCACTGAGTTTTTTTGATTGAGTTATTCTGAATTTACACTTTTAACTATATAAAAAAAAGCTTCAACAAATAATAGTCGAAGCTTTTTGATATTGAAATTAAAGACAAACAAAATAGTTTATTCTTCAATCTTCTTTTTAGTTATTTAATGGTATTCCAATTTGACTACCTATAACACTTGCGTCTGGTTGTGTAATTACAGGGCAGTTTATAATCGCGCCTGTAGCTGTTAGTAAATCCGACAAAGAATTTGCTAATGGACTAGGGTTAGCATTTCCTCTGAAAGGGATTAAAATACCTTCTTCTAGAAGTTGATTTACTTGATCAAAACTTCTTAAGATTGGACGATCAGATTCTGGAACTGTAAACTCAGTTACGTGTGCATCCCACATTGGCGCATATCTTTCATCTCTAGGATCAATAGGGAAGGTGTTCGTTGGGTCCTGTACTTGTTGATCACTTAAAGAAGCGGTATTTAAACCTTGTACTCCAAAACCATCTGTATCCGTTGTTCTACCATTTGCTGTAGGACTAAAAGGTAGCATAGAACCTCCAGGGAATAATCCAAATGTCGGTAAGTTAGCAAGCCTTGGTGCAAACACTCCTAGCTCTATAGTAGCAGGTCCTGGATCG
Coding sequences:
- the trxA gene encoding thioredoxin; amino-acid sequence: MALEITDATFDEVVLKSDKPVLVDFWAAWCGPCRMVGPIIEQISEEYDGKAVVGKVDVDANQEFAAKYGVRNIPTVLVFQNGEVVGRQVGVSPKNVYAEALDSLI
- a CDS encoding DUF456 domain-containing protein, whose amino-acid sequence is MDIALVIIGFILCLIGIIGSFLPVLPGPLTSWIGLLILHFADVIPQNWTFLGITLGIAVLVWVLDYIVPAWGTKRFGGTKYGMIGSSIGLIIGLLFLGPFGIIIGPFAGAFIGELIKDSNDSSKALKAAFGSFLGFLAGTFVKFVVSIAFIILYVNKVWEYWGELF
- a CDS encoding DUF58 domain-containing protein; translation: MNIQNEINKTGGFTNLELLAKQVVEGFISGMHKSPFHGFSAEFAEHKVYNNGESTKHIDWKLYAKTDKLFTKRYEEETNLRCHIIIDNSSSMHYPEVKEHHLGSLNKISFSALATACLMNILKKQRDAIGLSIYSDTYDYYTQEKGSERHHQMLLSKLSQIVTSTPDTKNTDTYKFLHQIAEKIHRRSLIFLFTDMLQATSSPEKLFEALRHLKYNKHEVVLFHTFDSTKELNFDFSNRPTRFIDVETGEHVNLYADNIKENYQKAVSSYFYDLKLKCSQYKIKYVEADVTKDFDKILTTYLVERQKFV